tggtgCTAAATGTTTATACGCTGATGATCTCAGTGGGATGACAAACTCAAACTACACCGAATTGAATGAGCTTTACAACAAGTACAAAGACAAAGGTAAACTGGTTTCAACCAAAAAATGTCTCAAGGCTCTTGTTTCTTTCACATGATTAGCTTGATGTTTGTTTCTGCTGCAAGGTCTGGAGATTCTAGCATTTCCCTGTAACCAGTTTGGTGAAGAGGAACCTGGAACTACTGACCAAATTACAGAGTTTGTTTGTACTAAGTTCAAATCTGAGTTCCCCATTTTCAACAAGGTATATACCAGTCAGACGAATTGATTACAAGTTTCTATGTCTTGATGTTGATCTTCCCCCGTTGTGTGTTTAGATTGAAGTGAATGGAGAGAATGCTTCTCCTCTTTATAAGTTTCTAAAGAAAGGCAAATGGGGAATCTTCGGAGATGAGATTCAATGGAACTTTGCTAAGTTTCTTGTGGACAAGAATGGTCAAGCTGTAGAACGTTATTACCCAACCACTTCTCCTCTTACACTCGAGGTAAACAAACAATCTATATCTCTATCTCTAAAGaaacaattgtttttttctctttgtgcTTATGTTATGTCTTAATTCTCTGCAGCATGACATCAAGAAGCTTCTGAACGTCTGACTGAATCACCTCTGTTGATAACTGTACTTTGATCTTAAACTTCTCATGTAATAAAGCAATCACATTGCCTTTGGTTTGAATTTGTTATGTTTTGGTTTCATTAAAATCCATACTAAAATTGGTTTCACTTGGGTTCTTCTCTCTAAAATCAAATACATTTCCTCCGTTTTACCATAAACTACTTTTCAGCTGCTACAAGTAGTCTTAAGAAACAAAACCTTGAAGGTTACACTGAAGGAGATGACAGTGCACAAAGTACTGACTGGTCTAACTACTTTATCTGATCACTTTGGTAATGCTTAAGAAACCAAGTTCTCGATGACCAGAAAGAGAGCTTTAATGGGGTATAGATAGTtaaaaatatccttaaataaccTCAAGGGAGGGGTTTTGCTACAATAACAATGTTAGAAGGAACACAGTTCTCTGAGATTTCTAGTTTAACATTCcctgataaataatctacaacaacaaagataTTTACAGCACTCACATTCTGCATGCTGCTGCTGCTTCAATAACTAAGAAGGTAGTGTAGTAAATAGGAATAAAGATTAATGTTCTGAATCATCCGCGAGTCAAGTCAATATCAGTGAGTAGGTTTCTGCTAGAGTCAAGTGATCTGCCTGAGCCTGAGACTGAACCTTCCCCTGAACCGGGCCATCCACTCATTCCCTGACCTGAGAAGTTCTGTGGCGTCTGCTGAGCCACCTGTTCTGCTGCTGCTTCTGGATTAGTCGGTGTTGTCTCCATTTCACTATCGTTGTGCTCTTCCTTTGGTTCACCTTCTTGTTTGATGGTCttgttattgttattattagaCTTTGGGACTCCACCATATACAAAACTACAAGCCACCACCTGCAAAATAACAaacaatgttttgtttttttaagagacattacaaaatttaaaagattttaGATTCACTCTATTAAACATTAGAGAAGAGGCATTCAAGAACCTGAACGAGGCTGGCTGCGATAAGCATTCCAATCCCACCGCCAATAACATGACCTTCAGGACCAGAAAGGGACACACTCAAACCGCCGGTTCGACTTTTGGATCCACCTTCTTCATTCACCAAATAAGATCCACCTAAACTTAGTATCTCAAAACGTCcctaaacacacacacacacacaaagaagACCATtagttttaaatgtttttttaattcagtTAATAGAATGAACGATTTTGAAACCTCATATGTCAAAGAAGGCTCTGTTGTAGCGGGTTGACGTAGAGTGACTGAAGAAACTGTTCCAGTGCCTGACATTATACAAAGAGCTCGTGGTCTTTGCTGTGAAAATGACATTACTTTTGAAACAATATCCTGCGAGAAAATATAGAGGAAGCAGATGAATAATCATTATGAAATTTTCAGATTGTCAATAAACAGAATCAATAGACTGAAAGGAGTTTTTTTTGAGAGCTTACTTCTCCTGCTCCAACACTGATGACATGAGGTGCAAAAGCAAATCCAGCTGAAGTGTTCATCCACTCACCTAAAGTAACCAACAGAGGTAAAAGATTGCtcttaataaaaatttctattGACTAATCACATTCCAATGACTAATTACTAATCCAAACACAGATTATAACACATATGTATCAGTTAAATTACTCTTTCACATCTTAGTACCTAACAAGCGAGGTTGTGTAGGAATTACAACATAGCtaaatcaaaccaaactaatttgTTTTAGCTCAAGATCTCTCACTAATTACCAAGATTAGACCACAGATGGATCATTAAATTAGCAGTAGCAGCAGAACTAAACCAACATACTCTTAACCACATAATCATCTACAGCTTCTAGCATTAGGAACTTTCACATAATCATAAGATCTAAGCTCAGGTTCTTCACAatgtaacatttaaaaactcAAGATCTCACCAAGATTAGCCAGTCGTTGCTTCCTTCCAGTTCCAGGAGGTCGACCTCTGGCTCGCTTAGGAGCATTTGGATCAGTCATTGCAGAAGAGTCCTTAGCTTTATTACTACCAGCAGAAGAACAAGGCACAGGAGAAAGCCCTAAAGAGACTCGTCCATCAGGAGCATACTTCCTCGGCCTTCCACGTTTCTTCTTAACCAACGGCTGCTCCATCGGAGGCGGTGGCGGCTGCTGCGGCAGAGGAGGCGGCTGCACCGCCGCAGAAGAAGCCATCCCCATGTGAATGCTGTGTCCGAAATCAGAGTGTCTGTGGTCGGCCATGGGGAAATGAGGCCCCGGATTGTTAGCCTGAGGGTGGTGGACGTTGGGGCTAGGCATCGGCCTCATTCCCGGCGGCGGCGCGTGGAGTCCACTCGCGACCTGGGAAGGTGAGAGATTCGTGAAGGCTCCTCTTGGAAGATAGTAGTGAGAAGGAAATGACATTGCTTCTCTCCCGTCCATGCATCTAAAACCTTGAATCACAAGTCTTTCGCCGAGATTTCAAATGGGTTTTGACCCTTTTGGTtgaaagattgaaactttatgaAGAAGAACAGAGTACTACACACTACCCTAGAAAGAAGCAAAGCTAAATCTTGAGCTCACTTCGAAAAAAGCAGATTCGAAATTACGAAAAATTAAGacaaagaggagaaagaagaaggtaGATTTGACTTCGAAATCTAGGGCTTCCGAGATGAAAAAACGCAAATGTACAACAGAGAGAGGAGACAAGGGAAGATGACAGAAGAGACAGaacagaagagaagagaaaagaggGAGAAACAacagatttataatttttttttaattttataaatattgtgaaGAGAGAAACAATGAAATTTTAGGCCTTCTCTGAAAGTTAGAAGACTGAAGAAAAGGGGAGAGAGACTGACGACTGAAGACTGACGAccactattttttgtttatatatttttaattattttattcaaataaacTACGTACTTggtttttataatagtattaaATTGGCTTGTTTAAgaataattttattcaaaagcttttgaactttcctttttatacCAAAATTTAATGTCTCTCATATACCTCTGACTGAAAATGAAGTTTagtcaaatataatatatttaatgcctttcatgtataaataaattatatgctttttaagttttttttctcaTGAAAATAATATGCTCATTTCcgataacaatatttttgttgtatgtttaatattttatatggtaagatttatgaaaataaatgtctatatgtatttatatattattatgttattttgagAGAAAttcttatgaaaatatatatgtatctatatatatattatcatattatgtttttcatttAGATGAAATTAATGAACATAGGGAGTACATGCATATTTAtagtgaaaataaaattatgaaatatgCTTGAGTCGGTTAATAAGATATTGATGGATCtggataattattatttatattttattattgtgaatattgttttttgaaTATTCAGCTTATATTACATgatgcttttaaaaaaaatttatcaaagaaAAATTTATCGGATAAAATTTATAAAGGGCGACGTTCTATAGTTCTTCGAATTGAATATTGCAAATGtattttttcccaaactaaaaattataatcttgTTTTTTTCAAACTTATAGTTTGaaagttaattatatattagaGCTTGAGCCGTGAACCTACGTGAATagtctattttataatatatatgtatatatataaaacagaaCAATTTAATGGTTTTATTTATGCTACTTTAATTTATGAGAAATTAGGCTCTATATAcaccaaaaaattcaatatttgcaAACTACCCTAACACTAACTTTGACACTGTTGATATttctttaatacaaaattaccCCTGCCCAAACAATCTCCTTCTTTCTCTATCTTGTATATTCTGCCCGAACAATCTTCTTCATTCTCTCTATTTcttgtattttcttataatcaCTCAACACAATTTCTTTTCTGTTAATCTACAAATGttttcttcttatcttttcTATTTTCAACGATGTCAATCAGTTTTAAATATGTATGTTTCAATTAATACAGAATAtgaatttaacatatattagtCTCATTCCAACTATAAATCTTTATCTAGCTTTTCTATCCTTTTACTCAATCTCAACCATGATATGAATATTCTAAGCAATTCCATTGCAAATACATGTGAGATCTTTTCAATTCACTTGCTGGTAAAAGAACACGGTTGTATTTGATGGGCTGTATACTCAAGAAATAGTGGGTTTTCCCGACATTgatgaaacctaaatctaacctTTCAGTTATGAAATTTTGTAGTcgatattttttcaattaactGCTAATGGTTTGATTAGATGCTAACAATTGAGTATTGTGAGCAGATGCATTTTTGGTTAGTTGTTACTTAACTGATGGATGTCGTTATTTTTTTcacaatatatattatcattagCTGATAAATGTTTATCTTAGCTGTTACAAAACATATTgacagtttttaaaaattctttgtAAAATGTTAATAAGTAGCTTGTGGCTGGTAAATAGTTTGTTAGATACTATGAAAAAAGTTAACAAGTTAACAAGGTGTATAACATTTAAGTTGAAACtttttgtattaatattttataaaatatattatcattagCCGATACATGTTTTGGTTAActgttacaaaatatgttaccGTTTTTATATCGATTGCTAAAATGTTAAAACTAGCGATTGTTAgctgatatatatttttgttagaagGTACAAAATATGTTATCGTGTTAACTTAATCATTATCTATTCAACTATTATAATCCTAGCAGTTAACAATTATTGTAgcatatataaatcaaaaaaatatttgatgttattgtttttgtttatatatttttatattaaataaattatcaactAACAATTTCTATAATATGTAATGTAACAACTTACCTTTAAACGTACTTTgttaacattttaaataatatattgtatttcttctttccttatatattgtgttttctCTCTCCTCATAACTATTTGCAGTTTGCTAAAGCAGAAGTATAATCCTAGAATAGTCGCAATTCTTTTAGAAGATTTGGGTTTCTTTGAGACCATGATTCACTTGCATATTTGGCACATCCAACATCGACATTATTGGATATGACGGTGATGAAGATGTAGTGTGGAGGAGCAGGTTAATATAGAAATGGTGTGACGATTATAATTGATTATGAGATTGactgcaattttttttaaaaaaaaaaattgcttcaATGAAGATTGGAAATAAACTAACCGTGAGAGGAAAGAATTACAGGAAAAAGAGATAAATGTGAGGATGAGGGAtgggaaaagagagagagagagagttgaaaGGTTTGGGGCAGGGATAAAACAGTCAATCTATGCTTAAAGTACTACAGAGATTTTGTTTTACATACCCATAGGGTAGTTCACCAATTTTGACTTCaattcagtatatatagcaaATTGTCTCTTAATTTATTGTTCAGATTAAATATTTCGTTAGTATAttgtgttatattttttattggatTTTTGTTGGATCAATTATGTAATTCTACGAAAAAAGTTGgatctatatattaatatactatATCAGGTCAAATTTTTATTGACatttctttcatatttaattGCATGATTCAAatgtataattaatatattaaaagtttaggtcaaattgaaaatatttttaaaaccagTAGGATGGATATAAATTGATCCGCCTGTTTTGACAAAAATCATGAGCATAAAGTTAATATATATGCAAAATATAAAGCCGATATTTCtgataatatttcattttttataaaataaatcaatggtaatattcttaaatatttgtaataagAAAGGTTACAACACGAGTGAATCACGCTTATATATATTGGTACCCTCTTATCTAATATTCACTATTTTGACGACATCCACTTCAGTTTTCTCTTAAAATTTCAGGTTTAAATTTCAATGTTCCATCTTCTTGTTTTTTATATCGTTTTGGTTTCGTAAGTTCCAGAAAAATTGTGGTTCTTTCTTGCTTATAAGAACATGATTATCGGGGAGTTTTTAGGGAAatgttcttatattccgctaaaaatCTCATTCTAAAAATTACTAATAATTATGTTCTTATGACTCGAGAAAAAATGGGTTCCTTATTAGattttgtagaaatttttatgtttttaatttaatgaCAAAATAAAAGATGTATCGTtgacaaaagagaaaaaaaaaaaaagagagagagagagagaacgggACCTACTTGAAAAGAGCCAAGAAGAGAGAGGatatctcttctctttctctctcacatGTCTGAATCACTTTGctatttctttctttgctttggACAGTGAGCCTCCTTTcctaactttatttattttcaatttttattttctcctttttaatttgactttcttttttatctttcaatttttattcgagaaagtatttatatatgtgtaatAATATATTGAGGAAAGTtccacctaatttgaaagtttgTATGATGCATTTAATATCCGGTGGCTAAAGAATCCGACCAATACAATCCAATTTGTCAACATTTTGTACAATATAGTCTTTAGATATtgttttgctatatatatagtattaatACTCGGTCCTTAATCTTTACACTGACTTATTTTGTCAACAATCCCTATAGTCAGTTATGGCTAAGTTATGGTGTCAAATtacacagcttcaacacctatTTAATTtgacaatgaaaaaaaaattgactttcACTTTTCACCTTTTTTGCGTAACTTTCACCTAAATTAATGTGACTTGTCCTTTTTATAAACTAGCAATTTTGATGAAAAGATCGGATAAATATACTTGAGGCTACCACTACTGAACttggcaaaaaaaattaaatatattttccataAATGGCTATAAATATACTCAAATTTGTCCATATAacttttttgttagtttttttttttgacgctgatttattacgatcttacaattatgatataagaaagattacatagacgattcgacaacagacaatactacctgccttcATACCTGAGCTGTCCTATGAAGATCTACGCctgaccagatttacttgcaccatgttgaagattcaTTGTAAGCCTTTCCTCTGTAGTCtggcataattgtttaataaaccgttttctccgggacttgaaacctggatttcctgtaatctgcaataaattgcatagtctgggatttgAACTCCAGACCTgagtgtagaagcctttaaaccttaaccaataggctacggtgctcccaaaacttttttgttagttcaaaagaacaaaaatatagtCTACAGAAGAAGGtcctccaaaaaaaattatagaagaGTGTCAATCACAATAAATGTAGATTTACTAAAATGGAAGAAGAGTGTTGAAGGAGGCTTTCATTTTGAGGACGGTGTCTGCCAAAGGTACAACAAGGCTCTATTTCTATGAAATTGCCGTAGTTAATAATGCTTCACAACATGCATACACATTAGACAtgaatgtatatatacatagagAGAGATGATGGATTATAATCGTGGGTTTGTGAAACATGATGTCATCAAAAGTGAATCTCTTTCTTGCAAGGAAAGTGATCTCAACTGTTGCTTTTATATTTTCCTTCTGATGTATTTTGTGGGGATAAGAGAGATGATTCTCTTCACAAGTTGTTGTGGTCCAGTAGTTTCAAAATTCTAAGAGATATATCTGCTGGTATAGGTGTTGCTTGagttttttaaaagtttgaaaTGTGCAACAAATATCAACCAAATCCATGATATATtgaaatttgtatatattttctttcaagatttcttttttctttttgcatttataaataaaactgtTAAAACTTAAATCCAGTATTCCAACGATATTCACAACAATTAATGGTCAACTAACTGGTGACAAAAATCTTGAGTCACAACAGCAAAAGAGTTTACAGGATATAAAAGTTCAGACTGACAACAACTAACAAGATTTTTACCAAAGCAAAAATAACAGTTTATTCAAAACCTTAAATTTGTTGTATAATTGGTTCGACTGGTGCGTACATTAGATTTGATCATTATGTTCTCCATTCCAATGGaaacattacaaaaaaaagaatgaccTGAGAAAACCTATCTAAAATtgaatgaataaattaaatttatatatatttcagagTTTATTTTGGTTCTTGAGAGAAAAACCAGGGAAGGATATGAACCTGAGGACTCCGTTTAGCTACCCTTTGGATGCGTTTTCGGCTTTTCCACTGCAAATCACCAACCGCTGCATCAGTCGCTACTGCCCTCCTTGCCCGTCTATGGTTCAGTGACGGTGTCTTTGGCTCCATTGATCTGTTAAAACATCAATCAAAACAAATGGATTCagagaaatgggaagaccttgGCTTCTGATGGTGATTTATAGAGGCTTCAAGAGAGTGGGTTCTTAATACATACATCACAGGTGAACTTAAAAAGTTTGTGGCAATGTGTTTGGATAGCAAAGAAACAAACCTAGGGAGATCAATCTTTGGAGAGGATTCTGCCACTGGACAGCAAGCGGAGCAGACATAAGCCTCAGGCCGCCAATGAAGTTTAACACAATAGGTGTGATACCATTCGCCGCATTGACTACAAGAAACCATGGATCTCGAGTTGTATGGCTTTAGGCAAACACAGTGTAACATACTTCGAGCTCGTAATGACTGCATCAAATCAACCATAATAATACAAACAGTTTTAGATAGACAGTAAAGGTTGTGTTGTGCTTATTAACATTCATTTTCTTGCTAACCTGAAGTTCTTCCTCTGCAATGACAGGCAAATTTTCACCCTCCGAGATAAGCTCGAATACTTCTTCCAAGGCAAGAGCACCCGAGTCTGTCACCACCTGCAGACAAAACCAATAGCTCTCGTTACGCATTCCAAAGTGGTAGTAAGCAATTTACTGAGAAACCGTGTGTACTTTTCTAGCTCGTTTTGCCCACTCTTGTCCAGTGTCATTTAGCTCCACAAGTCTCTTGCCTATGTGATACTCTTCAGGTAATATTTTCAGTGCTTGTCCCTGTCAAGAGAAGCAAATAACCCACACTCATCAACCAGATCATTGTGGTGTGGTGTCAAACTATTTATTGAAGTTAGGCATCTCAGTATGCGTAGGAAGTTGATATACTATCAGAACATACCGCTTCTAAGTGCTGCTGAATTTTCTGTAACGAGGGCTTTCCTAGATCTTCTGGTAGCTGCCATTTTTAAGACAAACTTAAGCGATCAGAAAGAGGTACGTAGCCACAACTACACAAGTGTCAAAACCAATTAAAAGTCAATGCCCTATTTGTACCTCAGGGGAAGGTGAACTAGAGCCTAACAAAATGGTCTTATAACACCATCCTAGTTTTAAACTTGCCGTTTGAAGTTTGGGAAGTTCTTCCAAGTTAAGACCAAGGGACAGACCAGATGTTCTAGCGGAGTCCACTCTGGTCATTAAATCCACAATCTTCGGAAGAATCGTGCTATGCTTGCCATCATCTGTTTTCGCAGTGGCCAGCAAATCTTCAGTTTCTTGCACGAGCGGATGATTATCACACTGCCACCTCTCGCAATTAAGCAGCAATGTTTCAAGAACCCTTGGCTCTTGAAGTTGAACACTAAGCGATTTAGACTGAGCGACCAGGTCCTGCAAATATTAAAGCATTGAATACTCTATGGTCACATGttacagaaaaacaaaaactagaATAGGCACAGGAGGCGGACAAACCTTTAATGAAGGAAGTTCAAGCAGAGAACACGGAGATGACGACATAGAGGAAGCGGCAGATAGAAAAGGCTCAGAGTTCTGAAGCCAAGTTTCAGCCAACGAAATTGTGTTCTCTATGCCCTTCAGAGAGGGCAAAACAGCATCGATGTTGACAGACATCCTACGAACAACATATTATTGATGAACAAAGGACTTAAGAAATACTAAGCATGCGCTGGGTTAAGCAAACATACCTTACGAGCTCTTTAAGGTCGTACATCTGAGTTTCACTAGCAAGGATACTGCTTGCTCTTTCCTCCCAGCACCTCGCCGTTGACAAAGTTCCGGAGATCTCAACAAACAGCTTCTCCTCCTCGATTTGTAGTCTGGAAATAGAAAGTCTTGACATGAAACTAAAAAAAGAGTGGAATGCATATAACAGATTCTACAATTAATATTAGTTGACAACGTACGCAACAGCTTCCGAGAGCAGCTGCTCAATAAAATCCAGAGACGTTCTTGCAGCATAAACCTACATCAATATAAAAAGCTCCATCAAAGATAACCACAGAAAGAGAACTCGGAACATGAAACCTAAAgctatttcataatataaaacaaatttacatGCATTTTACGTCCAATATCAAATGAAACAATGCAAAGAAGTATTACAACTTGTATTCAGAATATCTTGATAATTGCTCGAGACGAATAAgtgatacaaattttttttttaaaaacagagaaaacattTACCGTTAGCGCTTTTTCCCGACAAGATGCCTTCTTCAGTTCAACCTCAACAAGAGGGAGCCCTTCAACTATTTCAGAAACTTAGATTAGGGTTAAGCTATGATTATGCATTGCAACGAAAAAACAGTTGGGAACCAGATAAGAGACAGTAAAAGAGTGTCTAGGACCCTAGGTATAAAAGTAAGACCTTGAATGCCTAAGGATGCTCCATCGTGGAGAAGGGAACTCAGGTCACTAATCAGCTTTTGTTGGTCCTTGCCTTCACGAACATCAACCATTGTATCATTAAAGCGTGAAATCCAAGACAAAGCCTCAACATGGTACTGCCTCAGGATATTCAGCTCAGGAATGTTAATGCTACTAAACCCATCAAATTCATGAAGCAACTCTTCCACATTCTGCGCAGATAAGAAACGAATGACTTCAGAAAGGTTCGACAAGAGTACTTGTTTTAATGACACTTCAAGATACAGAACAAAAGTACAGCCAACCTTGAGAGATATAGAACCACTCAAAACTTTGCTACATTTATCACGGGCTAATTCTGATTTCTTTAGCAAATCCAGGATCCCTTCTGTTTCTGTAAGTGTCACCTGAAGCTCCAATATCTATTAAGGGAAAAGAACGATTAGAACAGATGAACAAGTGACAGAGTTATCATTTTCAGAATAATGATGATATAGTCACCTCTGACTTTAGCTTGAAAAGTTCATCCAGTTCAATTCCAGGAGGTTTTGAAGTGGCGAGATAGCATCTCGCCCTTTTAGCTAATATCTGCACCCATGAGGAAAATAAATGATCAAATTCAAGAAAGGGCAAGAAGTGAAAGAAAACCTGGAAAACTAAAACCACAAGACTAGGATTATGATCGTAaactttggaaaaaaaaaaggaggcaAATACATCTAGATTCAATATGGCGTCAATCTCTCAAAGACCTTCGTGAATATGCAGGTATTAACAAAAATACGGCCTAGATACCCTTTATCTCATTTTTATTCGATATGGAATCATATTTAATCCAATATGCAATATTTATATAGTCCTTTTAACTCAAACACCCCATAACAGAAACTGTGAGCTAGATGAAAAATATGACTATGGATATGACTGTTTGAACCATGGTTTACCTTTGCGGAAGAGATTTTCTTTGACAAGATCTTGTGCTTTTGTAGGGAGATTGGTGAACTGGAGACTTCGGAATGCAACAGCTGCAGCTGGGTGATCTAGAAGAAAAAACAGGTGACACTAATCAGAAAGCAGAACTTGAATGATTTTACTGGATTTCATCAGTTGAACTTTCATGTAACAAAAAggcattttcttaaaaactatgCCGGGAAGCTTTGTAGTAGCATACCGTTGGGCTACTTGACAGTGAACAATCGATTTTCTCAGACAACTTCCTAGCCTCTTCAGCATAGTCCTACACAGAATGGAAATGCGCTATTAATAACATAATGGCAAACATCGTTAATAATTTAAAGGAAAACTGGGACCTTTCAGGTACATAGACTAACCTTTAATTTAAGATAACCAGACTGAAAGCATGGAACGGGGTCAACTCTCAGCAACTCATCGATGAATTCCAAGTGAACTTTATCTGGATCATTGTTGGCTTTGCCTTCGACTTTTGAAAGACAGTCGCCAACAGCTTCAGCCCATATCTTTGCTTTGATCAAACTTTTTGCAACATCCCGTACCTGTGTGACATATATAGAAAAGTTTATTTTCCAGAATCTACCACAAAGAGATATATATAAAAGCTTTCTAACAGATATTCAAAACTCACGCGGTCCATTTCTGATCCACCCCAAAGAAACTGTTCTGCTTCCTTCAAAAGAGTGGCATATTCAACACTGGAAAAGACATCGAGGAGAACCTTTGATGCTCGACCAAGCCAATCTTCAGCTGGTCGTGCCTGACAGACTTGCATTCCCTCCTGCTAGTAAAAGAAAAGACagcaataattaataaactgtAATAAGATTCAAGGCCAAAGCAACCAGATATTCAAAAGTCTAGATTGAGACTTGAGACCTGTATAGACATCAATATAAAGGAAGGCGCTCACTTTCTTTAATACTAGAATTTATCAAATTCTTTAATCGAAAAGGTAAGGATGAAGAATGGCTATGCTGCCGCTCATATAAATTCCAACAAAGAGTAATAAGTTACCTTTTTGTTAGAAGCAGCTGATCGTTTGGTGCCTGAACTCGGCCGCTGTGAGTTTTTGGTTTCTTGAGTTTTGCAGTCACCGGACTTTTCAACTTCTTGTATCATTCCATGCAACTCGGCAAGGGTATAACGATATACTAGACGCAGTTTTGTAGGTTCACATTCGCAGAGGTGCTTCCAGTGCtgaattcaaaattataaaacatacgGTAAATCAAGAAAATCTGCCTACTGTAATGCACCTTTAGAAACCTCAACAGTTCTATCTATAATAAAGGCTAGCCAAGTTGATCGCTCTATAAGTagtttgatataaatatttacctcCAAGCATGCAAAAACGGATGGCCTGCAGTTGCAGACGATAGCAGATAGATGGAGAAACTGCTGGCAGATGATGCATGTTGTATCCTACAAATATCGTTATAAAATGTCCACACATCAGAGTATTGTCTTATGAAAGCTAGCATGAACGAGTGGGCAAGCTTAACATCAAAACCAACAGTATCTGATTGCATAAAGAAAAAAC
The nucleotide sequence above comes from Brassica napus cultivar Da-Ae chromosome A9, Da-Ae, whole genome shotgun sequence. Encoded proteins:
- the LOC106450838 gene encoding AT-hook motif nuclear-localized protein 5-like, with product MDGREAMSFPSHYYLPRGAFTNLSPSQVASGLHAPPPGMRPMPSPNVHHPQANNPGPHFPMADHRHSDFGHSIHMGMASSAAVQPPPLPQQPPPPPMEQPLVKKKRGRPRKYAPDGRVSLGLSPVPCSSAGSNKAKDSSAMTDPNAPKRARGRPPGTGRKQRLANLGEWMNTSAGFAFAPHVISVGAGEDIVSKVMSFSQQRPRALCIMSGTGTVSSVTLRQPATTEPSLTYEGRFEILSLGGSYLVNEEGGSKSRTGGLSVSLSGPEGHVIGGGIGMLIAASLVQVVACSFVYGGVPKSNNNNNKTIKQEGEPKEEHNDSEMETTPTNPEAAAEQVAQQTPQNFSGQGMSGWPGSGEGSVSGSGRSLDSSRNLLTDIDLTRG
- the LOC106450861 gene encoding probable glutathione peroxidase 8, translating into MATKEPVSVYDISIEDANGNSLELSQYKDKVLLIVNVASKCGMTNSNYTELNELYNKYKDKGLEILAFPCNQFGEEEPGTTDQITEFVCTKFKSEFPIFNKIEVNGENASPLYKFLKKGKWGIFGDEIQWNFAKFLVDKNGQAVERYYPTTSPLTLEHDIKKLLNV